A stretch of Saccharothrix texasensis DNA encodes these proteins:
- a CDS encoding NAD(P)/FAD-dependent oxidoreductase, with protein MAAVKSQPTRIVIVGGGYVGMYTALGLQKKLRSGEASVTVIDPQPHMTYQPFLPEAAAGSIEPRHVVVPLRKVLKRCHVVTGRATRIEHARKAVTVELADGHVEEYEYDVLVSALGAISRTLPIPGLPEVGIGMKTIGEAIYLRNHVLSRLDQAASTNDPELRKRLLSFVVIGGGFAGIETLAELEDMARYALRYYEGLKQSDMHWVLVEATGRIMPEVSARLGVYTVEQLEKRGIKCYLDTRVKSMEGGHVVLDDGTEFDSDTIIWTAGMKANPMLRDTDLPLDERGRVRCTAAMQVVGLPGVWAAGDCSAVPDLSRTEEDPTATCVPNAQHAIRQSKLLAKNIVASLRGKQPTDYEHKYLGSVAGLGLYKGVADVFGLRFKGVVAWFMHRSYHVMFMPTVNRKFRVFVDWTQALFSGREVVALGQIHEPKAEFDRATKS; from the coding sequence ATGGCTGCTGTGAAGTCGCAACCCACACGGATCGTGATCGTCGGCGGTGGGTACGTCGGCATGTACACCGCGCTGGGCTTGCAGAAGAAGCTGCGTTCCGGCGAGGCGTCCGTCACGGTGATCGACCCCCAGCCGCACATGACCTACCAGCCGTTCCTCCCCGAGGCGGCGGCCGGTTCCATCGAGCCGCGCCACGTCGTCGTGCCGCTGCGCAAGGTCCTCAAGCGGTGCCACGTCGTCACCGGCCGCGCCACCCGCATCGAGCACGCGCGCAAGGCCGTCACGGTCGAGCTCGCCGACGGCCACGTCGAGGAGTACGAGTACGACGTGCTCGTCTCGGCGCTGGGCGCGATCTCGCGCACGCTGCCCATCCCGGGCCTGCCCGAGGTCGGCATCGGCATGAAGACCATCGGCGAGGCCATCTACCTGCGCAACCACGTGCTGTCGCGGCTCGACCAGGCCGCCAGCACGAACGACCCGGAGCTGCGCAAGCGGCTGCTGAGCTTCGTCGTCATCGGCGGCGGCTTCGCGGGCATCGAGACGCTGGCGGAGCTGGAGGACATGGCCCGCTACGCGCTGCGGTACTACGAGGGCCTCAAGCAGTCCGACATGCACTGGGTGCTGGTCGAGGCCACCGGCCGGATCATGCCGGAGGTGAGCGCGCGGCTCGGCGTCTACACCGTCGAGCAGCTCGAGAAGCGCGGCATCAAGTGCTACCTCGACACGCGCGTCAAGAGCATGGAGGGCGGCCACGTCGTCCTGGACGACGGCACCGAGTTCGACTCGGACACCATCATCTGGACCGCGGGCATGAAGGCCAACCCGATGCTGCGCGACACCGACCTGCCGCTCGACGAGCGCGGCCGGGTCCGGTGCACGGCGGCGATGCAGGTCGTCGGCCTGCCGGGCGTCTGGGCCGCGGGCGACTGCTCGGCCGTGCCGGACCTCTCGCGCACCGAGGAGGACCCGACGGCGACCTGCGTGCCCAACGCGCAGCACGCCATCCGGCAGTCGAAGCTGCTGGCCAAGAACATCGTCGCGAGCCTGCGCGGCAAGCAGCCGACGGACTACGAGCACAAGTACCTGGGCTCGGTCGCCGGCCTCGGCCTCTACAAGGGCGTGGCCGACGTGTTCGGCCTGCGCTTCAAGGGCGTCGTCGCCTGGTTCATGCACCGCAGCTACCACGTGATGTTCATGCCCACGGTCAACCGCAAGTTCCGGGTGTTCGTGGACTGGACGCAGGCGCTGTTCTCGGGTCGCGAGGTCGTCGCCCTCGGCCAGATCCACGAGCCGAAGGCCGAGTTCGACCGGGCCACCAAGAGCTGA
- a CDS encoding DUF58 domain-containing protein: MNRAERLREAFTSGRGARWHPTDALVRGLALGIGMVVLGGLLHEVELVLLGAPLLISTLLALVTPVVGTPEVRVRGLPRTGEIGAAKSVVEVDPGLGAEVMAIRLPGVGEGIGPVHLLPASAREIEVVLRRDAWGEGVDLRPDHLVAGPDALFVLGPVTAPERGRVILPPVEALPAGLLPARAVGLVGAHRARRPGDSVELRDIRAFQPGDRLRRIDWRVSLRASGMAGSAEGTNLHVREHHAEADADVVLALDTRHDVGVELGDWSAPVRAAPGLVSGRTLGEWSLTSRGTTVRPGGSLDLAVRAAASLAAGYLRQGDRVGLVDLGRPQLGARPGAGRRQLLRLRNQLVVCARSAGWAQRPVLRPEQVPHGALVVVLSPFLDAEVVELAVHAARRGNLVLAVDVLPSRLRADPGTPWGESALKVIRLEHDVRLEAMRQHGVAVLPWGAPIAGVLRAARSARRVSR; encoded by the coding sequence GTGAACCGGGCGGAACGGCTGCGCGAGGCGTTCACCAGCGGGCGCGGCGCGCGCTGGCACCCCACCGACGCGTTGGTGCGCGGCCTCGCGCTGGGCATCGGGATGGTGGTGCTCGGCGGCCTGCTGCACGAGGTGGAGCTGGTCCTGCTCGGCGCGCCGCTGCTCATCTCGACGCTGCTGGCCCTGGTCACGCCGGTCGTCGGCACGCCGGAGGTGCGGGTGCGGGGGCTGCCGCGCACCGGCGAGATCGGCGCGGCCAAGTCGGTGGTGGAGGTCGACCCGGGGTTGGGCGCCGAGGTGATGGCGATCCGGCTGCCCGGTGTCGGCGAGGGCATCGGCCCGGTGCACCTGCTGCCCGCGTCGGCGCGGGAGATCGAGGTCGTGCTGCGGCGTGACGCGTGGGGCGAGGGCGTCGACCTGCGGCCGGACCACCTGGTGGCGGGGCCGGACGCGTTGTTCGTGCTCGGCCCGGTGACGGCGCCCGAGCGCGGCCGGGTGATCCTGCCGCCGGTCGAGGCGCTGCCCGCCGGGTTGCTGCCCGCGCGGGCCGTCGGCCTGGTCGGCGCGCACCGGGCGCGGCGGCCGGGCGACTCGGTGGAGCTGCGCGACATCCGGGCGTTCCAGCCGGGCGACCGGCTGCGGCGGATCGACTGGCGGGTGTCGTTGCGGGCCTCCGGCATGGCCGGCTCGGCGGAGGGCACGAACCTGCACGTCCGCGAGCACCACGCGGAGGCGGACGCGGACGTCGTGCTGGCGCTGGACACGCGGCACGACGTGGGCGTGGAGCTGGGCGACTGGTCGGCGCCGGTGCGGGCGGCGCCGGGCCTGGTGTCCGGACGGACGCTCGGCGAGTGGTCGTTGACGTCGCGCGGCACGACGGTCCGGCCCGGCGGCAGCCTCGACCTGGCGGTGCGGGCGGCGGCGTCGTTGGCGGCGGGCTACCTGCGGCAGGGTGACCGGGTCGGGCTGGTCGACCTCGGCCGGCCGCAGCTCGGGGCCCGGCCGGGCGCGGGGCGGCGGCAGCTGCTGCGGCTGCGCAACCAGCTCGTGGTGTGCGCGCGGTCCGCCGGGTGGGCGCAGCGGCCCGTGCTGCGGCCCGAGCAGGTGCCGCACGGCGCGCTGGTGGTGGTGCTGTCGCCGTTCCTGGACGCCGAGGTGGTGGAGCTGGCCGTGCACGCCGCGCGGCGGGGCAACCTGGTGCTCGCGGTGGACGTGCTGCCGTCGCGGTTGCGCGCCGACCCCGGGACGCCGTGGGGTGAGAGCGCGCTCAAGGTGATCCGGTTGGAGCACGACGTGCGGCTGGAGGCGATGCGGCAGCACGGTGTGGCCGTGCTGCCGTGGGGCGCGCCGATCGCGGGCGTGCTGCGTGCCGCCCGGAGCGCCAGGCGGGTGTCCCGATGA
- a CDS encoding AAA family ATPase, with protein MAAEAKAVLAAVGTVVVGRQRSLRLALAAILAGGHVLLEDVPGLGKTLMARSLAQALKLDFKRLQCTPDLLPADVTGSFLYNPGDREFTFREGPLFTGLLLADEINRTPPKTQSALLEAMQERQVTVEGRTFALPRPFHVLATANPVEYEGTYPLPEAQLDRFLLRLDIGYPPPAEEVEVLRRRLTRQREETEVEPVLDAARLRRLQHGVEQVSVDDDVLRYCVDLASATRAHPAVEVGASPRGAQALVLVGRALAVLDGRDFVLPEDVKECAVPALAHRLTLRPETWTSGVTGVEVVTELLGRVAGPASSRS; from the coding sequence ATCGCCGCCGAGGCGAAGGCGGTGCTGGCCGCGGTGGGCACGGTCGTCGTCGGTCGGCAGCGGTCGTTGCGGCTGGCGCTGGCGGCGATCCTCGCCGGCGGGCACGTGCTGCTGGAGGACGTGCCGGGCCTGGGCAAGACGCTGATGGCGCGGTCGCTGGCGCAGGCGTTGAAGCTGGACTTCAAGCGCCTGCAGTGCACGCCCGACCTGCTGCCCGCCGACGTCACCGGCTCGTTCCTCTACAACCCGGGCGACCGCGAGTTCACCTTCCGCGAAGGACCGCTGTTCACCGGCCTGCTGCTGGCCGACGAGATCAACCGCACCCCGCCGAAGACGCAGTCCGCGCTGCTGGAGGCCATGCAGGAGCGCCAGGTCACGGTCGAGGGCCGCACGTTCGCGCTGCCCCGCCCGTTCCACGTGCTGGCGACCGCGAACCCGGTGGAGTACGAGGGCACCTACCCGCTGCCGGAGGCGCAGCTGGACCGGTTCCTGCTGCGGCTGGACATCGGCTACCCGCCGCCCGCCGAGGAGGTCGAGGTGCTGCGTCGCAGGCTCACCCGGCAGCGCGAGGAGACCGAGGTCGAGCCCGTGCTGGACGCGGCCCGGCTGCGCCGGTTGCAGCACGGCGTCGAGCAGGTGTCGGTGGACGACGACGTGCTGCGGTACTGCGTGGACCTGGCGTCCGCGACCCGCGCGCACCCGGCCGTCGAGGTCGGCGCGTCACCCCGCGGCGCGCAGGCGCTGGTGCTGGTCGGGCGGGCGCTGGCGGTGCTGGACGGGCGGGACTTCGTGCTGCCCGAGGACGTCAAGGAGTGCGCCGTGCCCGCCCTCGCGCACCGGCTCACGCTGCGCCCGGAGACGTGGACGTCCGGCGTCACCGGCGTCGAGGTCGTGACCGAGCTGCTGGGCCGGGTGGCGGGCCCCGCGAGCAGCCGCTCGTGA
- a CDS encoding DUF4129 domain-containing protein — protein MKPRLALVLAIGSALVLIALAARGTSPVRYQDRPTGDDEAVALTPESRPPLDNEVDGSATAGSLLVFLIVLIAVAVIGVVWLLVSLGVFRRRRRRGRGVAVDAPDLPEEHATPPPILVRRAAEALEELRDHANGPPGDAVIAAWLSLERAAQDSGVPRQGHQTATEFTGDLLRRYRVDEHAAGTLRRVYQRARFGTAEVTAADARTATEALEHIVRDLR, from the coding sequence ATGAAGCCCCGGCTCGCGCTCGTCCTCGCGATCGGGTCCGCGCTCGTCCTCATCGCGCTCGCGGCACGCGGGACGTCGCCCGTGCGCTACCAGGACCGCCCGACCGGCGACGACGAGGCCGTGGCGCTGACACCCGAGTCGCGCCCGCCGCTGGACAACGAGGTCGACGGCTCCGCGACAGCCGGTTCGCTGCTCGTCTTCCTGATCGTCCTGATCGCGGTCGCGGTCATCGGCGTGGTCTGGTTGCTCGTCTCGCTCGGCGTCTTCCGGCGTCGACGGCGGCGGGGGCGGGGGGTCGCGGTCGACGCGCCCGACCTGCCCGAGGAGCACGCGACCCCGCCGCCGATCCTCGTCCGCCGGGCCGCCGAGGCCCTCGAAGAGCTGCGCGACCACGCCAACGGCCCGCCGGGCGACGCGGTGATCGCCGCCTGGCTCTCCCTCGAACGGGCCGCGCAGGACAGCGGCGTGCCGCGCCAGGGCCACCAGACGGCCACCGAGTTCACCGGCGACCTGCTGCGCCGCTACCGCGTGGACGAGCACGCGGCGGGCACGTTGCGCCGCGTCTACCAGCGGGCCCGGTTCGGCACGGCGGAGGTCACCGCGGCCGACGCCCGCACGGCCACCGAGGCGTTGGAGCACATCGTGCGGGACCTGCGGTGA
- a CDS encoding uracil-DNA glycosylase, whose product MLPLSALDERVTSCRACPRLVAWREEVARVKRAAFRDQEYWGRPVPGFGPADASLAIIGLAPAAHGANRTGRMFTGDRSGDFLYAAMHAAGLATQPTATHVGDGLELIGTRITAPVKCAPPENKPTTAERDNCRPWLVRELELLRPTLRAVLVLGAFGWQAALPALAAWWQVPRPRPAFGHGVHLTLPARDDGEPLHLLGCYHVSPHNTFTGRLTQPMLQDVLRTAGAVAGLGRPA is encoded by the coding sequence GTGCTCCCGCTTTCCGCTCTTGACGAACGGGTTACCAGTTGCCGGGCGTGCCCGCGGCTGGTGGCGTGGCGCGAGGAGGTGGCGCGGGTCAAGCGGGCGGCGTTCCGCGACCAGGAGTACTGGGGGCGCCCGGTGCCCGGGTTCGGGCCGGCGGACGCGTCGCTGGCGATCATCGGCCTGGCCCCGGCCGCGCACGGCGCCAACCGCACCGGCCGCATGTTCACCGGCGACCGCTCGGGTGACTTCCTGTACGCGGCGATGCACGCGGCGGGCCTGGCGACCCAGCCGACGGCCACGCACGTCGGCGACGGCCTGGAGCTGATCGGCACCCGCATCACGGCCCCGGTGAAGTGCGCGCCGCCGGAGAACAAGCCGACCACGGCGGAACGCGACAACTGCCGCCCGTGGCTGGTCCGCGAGCTGGAACTGCTGCGGCCGACGTTGCGCGCGGTGCTCGTGCTGGGCGCGTTCGGCTGGCAGGCCGCGCTGCCGGCGCTGGCCGCGTGGTGGCAGGTGCCCCGCCCGCGCCCGGCCTTCGGCCACGGCGTCCACCTCACCCTGCCCGCGCGCGACGACGGCGAGCCGCTGCACCTGCTCGGCTGCTACCACGTGAGCCCGCACAACACGTTCACGGGCAGGCTGACCCAACCGATGCTCCAGGACGTGCTGCGCACCGCCGGCGCCGTGGCCGGCCTCGGCCGACCGGCATAA
- a CDS encoding S10 family peptidase — MTDKDTGDERAAQDDGGGTDLPADDLVTTQHSITVKRRKLNYTTTTGRVVLRQEVLTEGKFDGHLPKAEVFVTAYTLDGADPAKRPVTFAFNGGPGSSSVWLHLGLLGPRRVVSGDVGDLTPPPYDLVDNTETLLAHSDLVFIDPVSTGYSRAVKGEKPGQYHGFQGDLESVGEVIRLWTSRNGRWMSPKFLAGESYGTTRAAGLADYLQSRYGMYLNGLMLISSVLDFTTLDFSEGNDLPHTLFLPTYAAIAHYHGLHGDRPLEDVLSDAEDFASRDYPWALARGNRLSAEERAATVTRLAGLTGLSEDYVDRVDLRVEHVRFFTELLRSERKVVGRLDSRFTGADADYGREHFSEDPSYSAILGPYTAALNHYVRAELEYENDLPYEILTMNVRPWSYKEFEGTHVTVADKLSSAMRANPHLKVHVAYGYLDGATPYYAAEHVVAHLRIPQELHANIEAAYYPAGHMMYVNEESRLQQSKDLADFVQSASNR, encoded by the coding sequence ATGACCGACAAGGACACCGGCGACGAGCGGGCCGCCCAGGACGACGGCGGCGGGACGGACCTCCCCGCCGACGACCTCGTCACCACCCAGCACAGCATCACCGTCAAGCGGCGCAAGCTGAACTACACCACGACCACCGGTCGGGTGGTGCTGCGCCAGGAGGTGCTGACCGAGGGCAAGTTCGACGGGCACCTGCCGAAGGCCGAGGTCTTCGTCACCGCGTACACGCTGGACGGCGCGGACCCGGCGAAGCGGCCGGTGACGTTCGCGTTCAACGGCGGTCCCGGCTCGTCCAGCGTGTGGCTGCACCTGGGCCTGCTCGGACCGCGCCGGGTCGTGTCCGGCGACGTCGGCGACCTCACGCCGCCGCCCTACGACCTGGTCGACAACACCGAGACGCTGCTCGCGCACAGCGACCTGGTGTTCATCGACCCGGTGTCGACCGGCTACTCGCGGGCGGTGAAGGGCGAGAAGCCCGGCCAGTACCACGGCTTCCAGGGCGACCTGGAGTCGGTCGGCGAGGTGATCCGCCTGTGGACCTCGCGCAACGGGCGGTGGATGTCGCCGAAGTTCCTGGCCGGCGAGTCGTACGGGACGACCCGCGCGGCGGGCCTGGCCGACTACCTCCAGTCGCGGTACGGCATGTACCTCAACGGGCTGATGCTGATCTCGTCGGTGCTGGACTTCACCACGCTGGACTTCAGCGAGGGCAACGACCTGCCGCACACGCTGTTCCTGCCCACGTACGCGGCGATCGCGCACTACCACGGGCTGCACGGCGACCGTCCGCTGGAGGACGTGCTGTCCGACGCGGAGGACTTCGCGTCCCGCGACTACCCGTGGGCGCTGGCGCGCGGCAACCGGCTGTCCGCCGAGGAGCGCGCGGCGACGGTGACGCGGCTGGCCGGGCTGACCGGGCTCAGCGAGGACTACGTGGACCGGGTGGACCTGCGGGTCGAGCACGTGCGGTTCTTCACCGAGCTGCTGCGGTCCGAGCGCAAGGTCGTCGGCCGGCTGGACTCGCGGTTCACCGGCGCGGACGCCGACTACGGCCGCGAGCACTTCAGCGAGGACCCGTCGTACTCGGCGATCCTGGGCCCGTACACGGCGGCGCTGAACCACTACGTGCGGGCGGAGCTGGAGTACGAGAACGACCTGCCGTACGAGATCCTGACGATGAACGTGCGGCCGTGGTCGTACAAGGAGTTCGAGGGCACGCACGTGACGGTGGCGGACAAGCTGTCGTCGGCGATGCGCGCCAACCCGCACTTGAAGGTGCACGTCGCGTACGGCTACCTGGACGGCGCGACGCCGTACTACGCCGCCGAGCACGTGGTGGCGCACCTGCGGATCCCCCAGGAGCTGCACGCCAACATCGAAGCCGCGTACTACCCCGCGGGCCACATGATGTACGTCAACGAGGAAAGCCGGTTGCAGCAGTCGAAGGACCTGGCCGACTTCGTCCAGTCCGCCTCGAACCGCTAG
- a CDS encoding ABC transporter ATP-binding protein encodes MAELLEVRDLVKHFAVTRGVVFRRTVGQVRAVDGVSFSLRAGETLGVVGESGCGKSTLAQVLMRLEPPTSGTVLFEGEPVLSLRGAALRRWRRDMQIVLQDPYTSLNPRMTVGDIVGEPFEIHPEVAPRGSRAGRVRELLDVVGLNPEHLNRYPHQFSGGQRQRIGIARALALRPKVIVCDEPVSALDVSIQAQVMNLLARLQGEFGLAYVFIAHDLSVVRHLSDRVAVMYLGKIVEIGTEEQIYQHPTHPYTQALLSAVPVADPALRGRRDVIRLTGDVPSPLNPPSGCRFRTRCWKARDVCATEEPALVTRVGAHPSACHFAEERHVVP; translated from the coding sequence GTGGCTGAGCTGTTGGAGGTGCGCGACCTGGTGAAGCACTTCGCCGTGACGCGCGGGGTGGTGTTCCGGCGGACCGTGGGACAGGTGCGCGCGGTGGACGGCGTGTCGTTCTCGCTGCGGGCGGGGGAGACGCTGGGCGTGGTCGGCGAGTCCGGGTGCGGCAAGTCGACGTTGGCGCAGGTGCTGATGCGGCTGGAACCGCCGACGTCGGGCACGGTGCTGTTCGAGGGCGAACCGGTGCTCTCCCTGCGCGGCGCGGCGCTGCGGCGGTGGCGGCGGGACATGCAGATCGTGCTGCAGGACCCGTACACCTCGCTGAACCCGCGGATGACCGTGGGCGACATCGTCGGCGAGCCGTTCGAGATCCACCCGGAGGTCGCGCCGCGCGGCTCGCGGGCCGGGCGGGTGCGGGAGCTGCTGGACGTCGTCGGGCTGAACCCGGAGCACCTCAACCGGTACCCGCACCAGTTCTCCGGCGGGCAGCGGCAGCGGATCGGCATCGCCCGGGCGCTGGCGCTGCGGCCGAAGGTCATCGTGTGCGACGAGCCGGTGTCGGCCCTGGACGTGTCGATCCAGGCGCAGGTGATGAACCTGCTGGCACGGTTGCAGGGCGAGTTCGGGCTGGCCTACGTGTTCATCGCGCACGACCTGTCGGTGGTGCGGCACCTGTCCGACCGGGTGGCCGTGATGTACCTCGGCAAGATCGTCGAGATCGGCACGGAGGAGCAGATCTACCAGCACCCGACGCACCCGTACACGCAGGCGCTGCTGTCGGCCGTGCCGGTGGCGGACCCGGCCCTGCGCGGTCGCCGCGACGTGATCCGCCTGACCGGCGACGTGCCGTCACCGCTGAACCCGCCCTCCGGCTGCCGGTTCCGCACGAGGTGCTGGAAGGCGCGGGACGTGTGCGCGACCGAGGAACCGGCGCTCGTCACGCGCGTCGGCGCCCACCCGAGCGCCTGCCACTTCGCCGAGGAACGGCACGTCGTGCCCTGA
- a CDS encoding ABC transporter ATP-binding protein — MLLEVEDLHVEFRTRDGVARVLNGVSYHVSAGETLAVLGESGSGKSVTAQTIMGILDTPPAFVTGGSVRFHGEELLSASAERRRAVRAEGVAMIFQDALSALNPVFTVGFQIEEQLRLRRGMSRSQARARAIELLDLVRIPAARQRVREYPHQFSGGMRQRAMIAMALALDPEVLIADEPTTALDVTVQAQIMDLLAEIQRERRMGLVLITHDLGVVAEVADRIVVMYAGRIVEQADAVSLFRSPGHPYTAALMRSLPRLDSKGAALETIRGLPPSLLRIPSGCPFHPRCPRAEAVCAAVVPQDVRLGLGRTSACHFAEEVVGG; from the coding sequence ATGCTGCTGGAGGTCGAGGACCTGCACGTGGAGTTCCGCACGCGGGACGGGGTGGCGCGCGTGCTCAACGGCGTGAGCTACCACGTGTCGGCGGGCGAGACGCTGGCCGTGCTCGGCGAGTCCGGGTCGGGCAAGAGCGTCACCGCCCAGACGATCATGGGCATCCTGGACACCCCGCCCGCGTTCGTCACGGGCGGCTCGGTGCGGTTCCACGGCGAGGAGCTGCTGTCGGCGTCGGCCGAGCGGCGGCGCGCGGTCCGCGCCGAGGGCGTGGCGATGATCTTCCAGGACGCGTTGTCGGCGCTGAACCCGGTGTTCACGGTCGGTTTCCAGATCGAGGAGCAACTGCGGCTGCGGCGCGGGATGAGCCGGTCGCAGGCGCGGGCGCGGGCGATCGAGCTGCTCGACCTGGTGCGCATACCGGCGGCCCGGCAGCGGGTCCGCGAGTACCCGCACCAGTTCTCCGGCGGCATGCGGCAGCGGGCGATGATCGCGATGGCGCTGGCCCTCGACCCCGAGGTGCTGATCGCGGACGAGCCGACCACGGCGCTGGACGTGACCGTGCAGGCGCAGATCATGGACCTGCTGGCGGAGATCCAGCGCGAGCGGCGGATGGGGCTGGTGCTGATCACGCACGACCTGGGCGTGGTCGCCGAGGTGGCCGACCGGATCGTGGTGATGTACGCGGGGCGGATCGTGGAGCAGGCGGACGCGGTGTCGCTGTTCCGCTCGCCCGGCCACCCGTACACGGCGGCGTTGATGAGGTCGCTGCCCCGGCTCGACTCGAAGGGCGCCGCGCTGGAGACGATCCGCGGGCTGCCGCCGAGCCTGCTGCGCATCCCGTCGGGCTGCCCGTTCCACCCCCGGTGCCCCCGCGCGGAGGCCGTGTGCGCGGCCGTCGTGCCGCAGGACGTGCGGCTCGGGCTGGGGCGGACCAGCGCGTGCCACTTCGCGGAGGAGGTCGTCGGTGGCTGA
- a CDS encoding ABC transporter permease, which produces MTDQLVSLVPERPRGLFGDAWHALRRRPLFWVSVSLIVLVLLMAAFPGLFASGDPNVADLSRSRGAPSAAAWFGYDNQGYDIYTRIVHGARASIVVGILSTIGVILVGATIGMVAGFYGGWLDAVVSRIADVFVGVPFVLGAIVILTTLNAGGDAGPVRIVAQVVLSISVLSWPVAMRIMRSTAIAAKQQDYVKAARALGASPRRIIGKHMLPNTVAPVLVYSTIALGAFIGAEATLSYLGIGLRQPVVSWGVMINSAKDYLRVAPHALLFPAGFLTATVLAFVMLGDAVREALDPKLR; this is translated from the coding sequence ATGACTGACCAACTGGTTTCGCTCGTCCCCGAACGGCCGCGCGGGCTGTTCGGGGACGCCTGGCACGCGTTGCGGCGGCGACCGCTGTTCTGGGTGTCCGTGTCGCTGATCGTGCTCGTGCTGCTGATGGCGGCGTTCCCCGGCCTGTTCGCCTCCGGCGACCCGAACGTCGCTGACCTGTCCCGGTCGCGCGGCGCGCCCTCGGCGGCGGCCTGGTTCGGCTACGACAACCAGGGCTACGACATCTACACGCGGATCGTCCACGGCGCGCGGGCGTCGATCGTGGTCGGCATCCTGTCGACGATCGGCGTCATCCTGGTCGGCGCCACCATCGGCATGGTCGCCGGGTTCTACGGCGGCTGGCTGGACGCCGTGGTGTCGCGGATCGCGGACGTGTTCGTCGGCGTGCCGTTCGTGCTGGGCGCGATCGTCATCCTGACCACGCTGAACGCGGGCGGGGACGCGGGGCCGGTGCGGATCGTGGCGCAGGTGGTGCTGTCGATCTCGGTGCTGTCGTGGCCGGTGGCGATGCGGATCATGCGGTCCACCGCGATCGCGGCCAAGCAGCAGGACTACGTGAAGGCGGCCCGGGCGCTCGGCGCGTCGCCGCGGCGGATCATCGGCAAGCACATGCTGCCCAACACCGTCGCGCCCGTGCTCGTCTACTCGACGATCGCGCTCGGCGCGTTCATCGGGGCCGAGGCGACCCTGTCCTACCTCGGGATCGGGCTGCGGCAGCCGGTCGTGTCGTGGGGCGTGATGATCAACAGCGCCAAGGACTACCTGCGCGTCGCGCCGCACGCGCTGCTGTTCCCGGCGGGGTTCCTGACCGCGACCGTGCTGGCGTTCGTGATGCTGGGCGACGCGGTGCGCGAAGCCCTCGACCCGAAGCTGCGGTAG
- a CDS encoding ABC transporter permease, producing MGRYVLRRLLQMVPVFVGTTFLIYALVWAVPGDPFEGKCGERDCPASYVSMMRERFNLDDPLPLQYWKYLVNLVQGDFGVTSSGVQVLDRIAATFPVTLRLALVALLIEAVIGVTAGVVSGLRDRGFLDSLVLVSTLFLISIPVFVTGYVVQLVFGLQLGWIAPTVTTPTFGNLIVPGFVLASLSMAYVARLSRASIAENRRADYVRTALAKGLPTRRVVGVHLLRNSLIPVLTFLGTDLGAFLGGAIVTEGIFNVPGVGGLVFRSILTKDGAMVTGVVTVLVLVYLLMTLLVDLLYAVLDPRIRYD from the coding sequence TTGGGGCGCTACGTGCTGCGCAGGTTGCTCCAGATGGTGCCGGTGTTCGTCGGCACCACGTTCCTGATCTACGCGTTGGTGTGGGCGGTCCCGGGCGACCCGTTCGAGGGCAAGTGCGGCGAGCGGGACTGCCCGGCGTCCTACGTGTCGATGATGCGGGAGCGGTTCAACCTGGACGACCCGCTGCCGCTTCAGTACTGGAAGTACCTGGTCAACCTGGTGCAGGGCGACTTCGGCGTCACGTCGTCCGGCGTCCAGGTGCTCGACCGGATCGCGGCGACGTTCCCGGTGACGCTGCGCCTGGCCCTGGTCGCGCTGCTGATCGAGGCCGTCATCGGCGTCACCGCCGGCGTGGTGTCGGGGCTGCGCGACCGCGGGTTCCTGGACAGCCTGGTGCTGGTCTCGACGCTGTTCCTGATCTCGATCCCGGTGTTCGTCACCGGGTACGTCGTGCAGCTGGTGTTCGGGCTCCAGCTCGGCTGGATCGCGCCCACGGTCACCACGCCCACGTTCGGGAACCTGATCGTCCCCGGGTTCGTCCTGGCCAGCCTGTCCATGGCCTACGTCGCCCGCCTGTCGCGCGCGAGCATCGCCGAGAACCGGCGCGCGGACTACGTGCGCACGGCACTGGCCAAGGGGCTGCCGACGCGCCGGGTCGTCGGCGTGCACCTGCTGCGGAACTCGCTGATCCCGGTGCTCACGTTCCTCGGCACGGACCTCGGCGCGTTCCTGGGCGGCGCGATCGTCACCGAGGGGATCTTCAACGTGCCCGGCGTGGGCGGCCTGGTGTTCCGGTCGATCCTGACCAAGGACGGCGCGATGGTGACCGGCGTGGTGACCGTGCTGGTGCTGGTGTACCTGCTGATGACGTTGCTGGTGGACCTGCTGTACGCGGTCTTGGACCCGAGGATCCGCTATGACTGA